In the genome of Succinivibrio dextrinosolvens, the window ATCCTCATTTTTTATTTTCAGCGCTGAAAGCTGAATCCTTTATTGTTATATGTCTGATAAATGTCTAATTGTAACACTGTTTGTCTTTTTCTTCACTTCACATAATTCAATTTAGAAATGAATATTTTTTAATTATTAAGAATCGCTCTAATTTTGTTTGAATTAAGTTTATTAAAATTCAAATTAGGTGTCTGTAATATTTTTTTTAAGAAAGCTTAAGAACAGTAAGTTTTTGAGAATTGTCTTTTAAGGAATTTTCTGATTATGAGTTTTTTAGATAGATTTTCTATAAGAAGCAAGCTGATAATCAGCTATGTGATAATGATTCTGGCTACTCTTGTGGTTTCCTGGTCTGCTTTGGGCAGCATGACTAAAAGTCATGAGGTGGCATCATTTGTTCATACAACTCTGAATGAACGATATGGTCGAACCAGAAGAACTGCTGATTATGCTGCACATATTGAAGACTTGTTTGAACAGCTAACCAAAGGCGGCAATGCTTCAGAGATTATTCCTGAACTGCAGAAGAATTCAAAGGGTATGAAGGAAGCAGCTGATGCTCTGCAACTGGCACGTTACCCTGAGGAGATTGGCGCTGTAAAAGCTGCAACTAAAGAATATCTTGATATATTAGATAATAAGATTATTCCTGCACTTTTACAGATGAGAAGATCTCAAGCATTATCTTTCCACACATCGGCAATGATTCCTCTGTACATTGTTATTCAGAATAATGTCGTTAAGGTTAATGGATATCAGATTAAAGCGGCAAATGAAAGTGTTGCCACTATCAATGATACCTCAGGTATTTATACTGTTGCCGCAATTACCATTTGCGTTGTTATCCTAGCTATTATCATTATCTTCTATATGCCAAAGATAATTATCAGCAGTATTGAGACAATTATTGAGATTTCCAAGGTTCTTGCCGCAGGTAGGCTTAACAAAACTATTGAAACCAAGCGTAATGATGAATTCAGACCACTGATGATTGCGTTAGAGCAGATGCGTCAGTCATGGGTACAAAGTGTTGAGAGTATTCAGAGTGTAAGCTCTAATATTAATCGTAATATGTCTGATATTACCTCATCTGCTAACGTCATGAGCAGTACCGCCAAGGAAAATCAGAGTCAGGCCTTAACGGTTGCAGCCGCCTCAGAACAGATGGTGTCAACCACTGGTGATATTGCTAAGAATTGTGAACATGCAACTATGACTGCTGAGGATTCATCTCAGAGCACTACTCTTGGAATCAGCCGTGTTGAGGAAACAATGAACAAGCTGAATCAGCAGGTTGAAAAGTCCAAGAAAGATGCTATTTTGGTTCAGCAGCTAGCAGAGACAGCTCAGAAGATTGGAACTATCACCCTGACCATTGATGATATCGCTTCTCAGACCAACCTATTAGCACTTAATGCCGCAATTGAAGCAGCTCGTGCAGGAGAAGCCGGAAAAGGCTTCGCTGTTGTTGCCGATGAAGTTCGAGCTCTTTCCTCAAGGACTTCTAAGTCCACTCAGGAAATCACCAAGATGGTTTTGCAGGTTCAGTCCGATGCCAAGGTTGCCAACGATGCAATGCAGCAGTCTGTCGAGGTTATGGATCAGATTTCTCTTGAAACCGGCAAGATGCATACTGTCTTGAACGAGGTTACGGAAAAGGTTCGCGAGGTTAATTCTCAGATCAATCAGATTTCCACTGCTGCAGAGGAACAG includes:
- a CDS encoding methyl-accepting chemotaxis protein produces the protein MSFLDRFSIRSKLIISYVIMILATLVVSWSALGSMTKSHEVASFVHTTLNERYGRTRRTADYAAHIEDLFEQLTKGGNASEIIPELQKNSKGMKEAADALQLARYPEEIGAVKAATKEYLDILDNKIIPALLQMRRSQALSFHTSAMIPLYIVIQNNVVKVNGYQIKAANESVATINDTSGIYTVAAITICVVILAIIIIFYMPKIIISSIETIIEISKVLAAGRLNKTIETKRNDEFRPLMIALEQMRQSWVQSVESIQSVSSNINRNMSDITSSANVMSSTAKENQSQALTVAAASEQMVSTTGDIAKNCEHATMTAEDSSQSTTLGISRVEETMNKLNQQVEKSKKDAILVQQLAETAQKIGTITLTIDDIASQTNLLALNAAIEAARAGEAGKGFAVVADEVRALSSRTSKSTQEITKMVLQVQSDAKVANDAMQQSVEVMDQISLETGKMHTVLNEVTEKVREVNSQINQISTAAEEQTTATSEISTNMKGITDGSYRLAEQVEMVEKNILNTNGEIENLLKIVSKFEI